The Solanum pennellii chromosome 11, SPENNV200 genome contains a region encoding:
- the LOC107003311 gene encoding uncharacterized protein LOC107003311 isoform X2: MTITRKMENYVEENQNMGEENKIISSLYNNIFILTNDDEEGGGGGGGYNDENPSTYIFGCEDDNNNDTQVTMENAIYWESQEALLKEILEQYRLIGSKVRKGITRSVEGAKDVGINNVICECFNGKVDGPISCAKCFRRRVVEELCEKGFNASLCTSKWNHTSKMPGGRHEYIQVIASTEGKKKKVPLLIELEFRDEFKLAKSCKEYSKLITLLPQVFIGKSEHLNAIVGLMCDAAKRSTSQQRIHLAPWRKRNFMQMKWPPLAAAAALKVA; the protein is encoded by the exons ATGACAATTACAAGAAAGATGGAGAATTATGttgaagaaaatcaaaatatggGAGAAGAAAATAAGATCATAAGTagtttgtataataatatttttatacttaccaatgatgatgaagaaggaggaggaggaggaggaggttACAATGATGAAAATCCATCTACATATATATTTGGTTGTGaggatgataataacaatgacaCACAAGTTACCATGGAAAATGCTATCTATTGGGAATCACAAGAAGCCTTGCTTAAG GAAATATTGGAGCAATATAGGTTGATTGGATCAAAAGTACGCAAAGGGATAACAAGAAGTGTAGAAGGAGCTAAAGATGTGGGAATTAATAATGTTATATGTGAATGTTTTAATGGAAAAGTAGACGGACCAATATCATGTGCCAAGTGCTTCAGAAGAAGAGTTGTAGAAGAGTTGTGTGAAAAGGGATTCAATGCTAGCCTTTGTACTTCAAAATGGAACCACACATCGAAGATGCCTGGAGGGAGACACGAATACATACAAGTTATAGCAAGCACGgagggaaaaaagaagaaggttCCGTTGTTGATAGAATTGGAATTCCGAGATGAATTCAAGTTGGCAAAATCGTGCAAAGAATACTCTAAACTCATTACCTTATTGCCTCAGGTTTTTATAGGGAAATCTGAACACTTAAATGCTATCGTTGGTTTGATGTGCGATGCAGCAAAGAGATCAACATCCCAACAAAGGATCCATTTGGCACCATGGAGAAAGAGGAATTTCATGCAGATGAAATG GCCTCCtcttgctgctgctgctgctctCAAAGTTGCTTAA
- the LOC107003311 gene encoding uncharacterized protein LOC107003311 isoform X1, whose protein sequence is MTITRKMENYVEENQNMGEENKIISSLYNNIFILTNDDEEGGGGGGGYNDENPSTYIFGCEDDNNNDTQVTMENAIYWESQEALLKEILEQYRLIGSKVRKGITRSVEGAKDVGINNVICECFNGKVDGPISCAKCFRRRVVEELCEKGFNASLCTSKWNHTSKMPGGRHEYIQVIASTEGKKKKVPLLIELEFRDEFKLAKSCKEYSKLITLLPQVFIGKSEHLNAIVGLMCDAAKRSTSQQRIHLAPWRKRNFMQMKWSAYNSEKRLLHHNQITLTKLTQQLLFRPPLAAAAALKVA, encoded by the exons ATGACAATTACAAGAAAGATGGAGAATTATGttgaagaaaatcaaaatatggGAGAAGAAAATAAGATCATAAGTagtttgtataataatatttttatacttaccaatgatgatgaagaaggaggaggaggaggaggaggttACAATGATGAAAATCCATCTACATATATATTTGGTTGTGaggatgataataacaatgacaCACAAGTTACCATGGAAAATGCTATCTATTGGGAATCACAAGAAGCCTTGCTTAAG GAAATATTGGAGCAATATAGGTTGATTGGATCAAAAGTACGCAAAGGGATAACAAGAAGTGTAGAAGGAGCTAAAGATGTGGGAATTAATAATGTTATATGTGAATGTTTTAATGGAAAAGTAGACGGACCAATATCATGTGCCAAGTGCTTCAGAAGAAGAGTTGTAGAAGAGTTGTGTGAAAAGGGATTCAATGCTAGCCTTTGTACTTCAAAATGGAACCACACATCGAAGATGCCTGGAGGGAGACACGAATACATACAAGTTATAGCAAGCACGgagggaaaaaagaagaaggttCCGTTGTTGATAGAATTGGAATTCCGAGATGAATTCAAGTTGGCAAAATCGTGCAAAGAATACTCTAAACTCATTACCTTATTGCCTCAGGTTTTTATAGGGAAATCTGAACACTTAAATGCTATCGTTGGTTTGATGTGCGATGCAGCAAAGAGATCAACATCCCAACAAAGGATCCATTTGGCACCATGGAGAAAGAGGAATTTCATGCAGATGAAATGGTCAGCTTATAATTCTGAAAAAAGATTACTACATCACAATCAAATAACTTTAACTAAACTAACTCAACAACTACTCTTTAGGCCTCCtcttgctgctgctgctgctctCAAAGTTGCTTAA